The following DNA comes from Pseudomonadota bacterium.
AGACGGTCAATACCCTTGATGGCAAATTCCGTTATAACGGGCACATTGATGTTGAGGTAACTGATGAATCTCTGGAAACCATGAGAAGTATTGCCCGACAGCTGGACGCTAAACGGATCACCCACGTCTACTCCAGCAATCTGCGCCGCAGCCAGGCTGGAGCTACCATGATTGCCAATCAACTGAAATTGCCACACTCCCCCCTGCCTGCTTTCAGAGAAATAAAGATGGGTTGCTGGGAGGGTTTAACCTATGACGAAGTCAAGGAACGATACCCTGAACAGATTAAAAAAAAATTCACTGATTTTATCAACTACAGGATTCCTGGTGGTGAAACCATCCCTGAAGTGGAAAACCGGGTCTTTAATCAATTAGATGAACTGCTGCATACCCATAGTGGTGAGCAGCTGGTGATTGTTGCCCATGGCGGCATCAATATGCTGATTATCTGCCGGGCCCTGCAAATGGAAGCAACGAATATATTTCGGCTGAAACAGGATTTTTGCTGTGTCAACCAGCTTGACTACTACCACGATTTTGTCCAGGTAAACTTGGTGAACAGCCCATGTCTTCCTTGAATAAAGCCCAGTTATACTGGATAATCATCCTCCTTTGCACCGGTTGTCTGGGCTGTATGGCCAGACAGTCCCACTTTGATTATTCATTACCCAAACAATCCCGGCTGATCAAAAGCCAGGAAGGAATTGCCTCATGGTATGGCAAGGATTTTCATGGGAAAAAAACTTCCAATGGTGAAATCTATGACATGCATAAACTAACGGCTGCTCACAAGGAACTGCCGCTGGGCAGCCGGGTCAGGGTAACTAACCTGGAAAACCGCCGCCAGGTTGAAGTCCTGATCAACGACCGGGGGCCATTTGTCCGCGGACGCATCATTGACCTCTCCTACGCGGCAGCCAAAACCCTTGACATGGTTGATCAGGGAACAGCCCTGGTACGGGTAATATTGATTTCGCCACCAGCAGCAGCAAGCAAACAGCCAGATTTTCCTTTAACCCGCTACTATGGCATCCAGGCCGGAGCTTTTGCCAATCGGAAAAACGCCCACGAACTATACGTGAAAATACAGGTATTGACTAAAGATGTTTTCATGCAAACCACGACTTGTGGCAACAAAACCTGCTACCAGGTGCGGGCGGGCTGGTTTGCCAATCGCCGGCAAGCGATAGAACTTTCCCGAAAACTGAAGCAAAAAGGTTTTGACGCAATCATCATTTCACAGAATCATAATTGATACTTTGTAAAAAACTCCATCTTCCTGGTTACGCGACAACGGATACACTACAACATTTACTCATAGGACATTCATGTCATCTCCTGATATTATCACCATTACCGAAGATAACAAGGCCGCCGACAATTTTCTCCAGCTCTGCGTCAGGCAACCGCCGCTTTTTATCTGCAATATCGCTACCACTGAAACCGCTGCCATTCCCGGCATTTCTGCAGCCGGTGCCAGCCCGGAACTGACTTGTTACACCGCGGCGGCAGATGTAGAAGCACTTTACTATGGCAAGGCCCGTTGCCTGGATAAAATTCCGGAAAATCCCCAGGGACCACCTTCCCCGGTCATCATCACCATGGCTGCCAGGGAAACCTTGGATTGCCCGATGATTATTATTGATGCCGGAAATTCCATCAGGCCACAGATCCCCTTACTGGTAGCCGGGCAGACACCCGGAAAATCAATCACCACTCCACTGCCGGTCGAAAATACCCAGGAGTTACTGGCCCAGGGGGTTATGATCGGGGACAATCTCGGCAAGCTTGGAAAAACACTGGTCATGGGAGAAAGTGTCCCGGGAGGAACCACGACCGCACTGGCCCTGATGGAAGTTTTGGGAATAAACGCTTTTGGCAAGATCAGTGGCAGTATGCCGGGAAACAATCCATCGTTGAAAGAAAAGATTATCACCAGGGCGATGGCAGAAAAAGACCTGGTTCGCGGTTCCCTGTTTTCTGATCCTCTGGCTGCCGTCTCCATGATGGGGGACCCAATGCAGATTGTTCAAGCCGGCATGGCACTGGCGGCCAGTCGCCATGCTCCGGTAATCCTTGGGGGTGGCACCCAAATGCTGGCGGTTGCGGTACTAATCGGCCGGCTCCTCGAACGGCAAAACTTTGACCGACTGCCGGACATACACCATGATCGCTGTATTGCTGCCATTAAAAATTCCCGTTTAGAACACCTGGGAATTGCTACCACTTCCTGGGTTTCAGAAGATAAGCATGCTGATATCAGAGGCCTTGCCAAACAATTGCCGGCTAAGATCCCCATGTATGCCGCGCGATTGAATTTCATAAACTCCAGACACAAAAATCTACAACTTTACGAACAGGGATTTGTCAAGGAAGGGGTCGGCGCCGGAGCCCTGGCCCTGAGCGCATTTTTATATCTTGAAATGGCTAACAGTGACCTGTTGCCTGCCATAGAAACGGTTTATGAGCGCATCTACCTCTCAGACTGAGATCCCACCCCTCTTAAGAAACCTGATTGAAGCCTACCTCAATTCACAGGCTCAAAATTCCGTGTCTTTCTCGTCCTGCTGCCTGGCCGGCGACGGTTCTGATCGCAGATATTACCGGATTCAAACCTGCCTTGATGAGAGACAATTAATTGCCGTTGACGCTTTACGGGGTTGGGGAAAATACCAGCAGATAAACGGCGTCAGGGTATGCGAGAATCATTCATTCATGTATTTGGCCCAGCATCTGTCCAAGCTTGGATTTTCCGTTCCTCATGTTTTGTCATGCAGTCTGGACAGCTGTTATTATCTTTTGCAGGACCTTGGTACTACAACTCTTTATGATTTGACCAAAGATGGAAACTGGAACGCTGATATTCGCCTTTATTATCGTCAGGCTCTGACCCTGCTGATCGAAATGCAGCAGAAAGCCGGCATCGCATTCAATCCTTCATGGTGCTATGCCGGGGGGCATTATGATCGGGAACTGATCATTTCCCGGG
Coding sequences within:
- a CDS encoding histidine phosphatase family protein translates to MTMESPTTVFLLRHGQTVNTLDGKFRYNGHIDVEVTDESLETMRSIARQLDAKRITHVYSSNLRRSQAGATMIANQLKLPHSPLPAFREIKMGCWEGLTYDEVKERYPEQIKKKFTDFINYRIPGGETIPEVENRVFNQLDELLHTHSGEQLVIVAHGGINMLIICRALQMEATNIFRLKQDFCCVNQLDYYHDFVQVNLVNSPCLP
- a CDS encoding septal ring lytic transglycosylase RlpA family protein; this encodes MSSLNKAQLYWIIILLCTGCLGCMARQSHFDYSLPKQSRLIKSQEGIASWYGKDFHGKKTSNGEIYDMHKLTAAHKELPLGSRVRVTNLENRRQVEVLINDRGPFVRGRIIDLSYAAAKTLDMVDQGTALVRVILISPPAAASKQPDFPLTRYYGIQAGAFANRKNAHELYVKIQVLTKDVFMQTTTCGNKTCYQVRAGWFANRRQAIELSRKLKQKGFDAIIISQNHN
- a CDS encoding TIGR00303 family protein, with translation MSSPDIITITEDNKAADNFLQLCVRQPPLFICNIATTETAAIPGISAAGASPELTCYTAAADVEALYYGKARCLDKIPENPQGPPSPVIITMAARETLDCPMIIIDAGNSIRPQIPLLVAGQTPGKSITTPLPVENTQELLAQGVMIGDNLGKLGKTLVMGESVPGGTTTALALMEVLGINAFGKISGSMPGNNPSLKEKIITRAMAEKDLVRGSLFSDPLAAVSMMGDPMQIVQAGMALAASRHAPVILGGGTQMLAVAVLIGRLLERQNFDRLPDIHHDRCIAAIKNSRLEHLGIATTSWVSEDKHADIRGLAKQLPAKIPMYAARLNFINSRHKNLQLYEQGFVKEGVGAGALALSAFLYLEMANSDLLPAIETVYERIYLSD